The following proteins are co-located in the Polymorphospora rubra genome:
- a CDS encoding phosphotransferase family protein: MTALARHPEPRLLAGMELSRLLDRPGVSVVLTGGRSAGSDAVFVIHDRIGPDLVLRAPITAAAQDGIQREGRLLAALRERPLGGADGSVPEAVGFLPVDGRPALLTTAVPGTPMAAAFHGWRHTARPAAVRADFAAAGNWLADLQAATAGRPAPVTLLWDALDECEDRFPALGRRLRDRLGPTADRLARHRTPRTVVHGEFWFGNLLLTDGRVTGVVEWKAAELAGEPLRDVARFAVSYALCLDRHARPGRRVRGHPGLVADRWGAGLAYAFTGDGWFAGLVRDYLGAALHRLHLPPELWRDLLVAGVADVAATTADFDSARDHWTLLSRITRGTGPPDGTPPERDGADRT, translated from the coding sequence GTGACCGCGCTGGCGCGGCATCCGGAGCCGCGGTTACTGGCCGGGATGGAGTTGTCGCGGCTGCTGGACCGGCCCGGGGTGTCGGTGGTGCTGACCGGTGGCCGGTCGGCGGGCTCCGACGCGGTGTTCGTGATCCACGACCGGATCGGTCCGGACCTGGTGCTGCGGGCGCCGATCACGGCGGCGGCCCAGGACGGGATCCAACGGGAGGGCCGGCTGCTCGCCGCGCTGCGTGAGCGCCCGCTGGGCGGCGCCGACGGCAGTGTTCCGGAGGCGGTGGGTTTCCTTCCGGTGGACGGACGGCCGGCGTTGCTGACGACGGCGGTGCCGGGTACGCCGATGGCGGCCGCGTTCCACGGCTGGCGGCACACGGCCCGGCCGGCGGCGGTACGCGCCGACTTCGCCGCCGCCGGGAACTGGTTGGCCGACCTCCAGGCGGCCACGGCGGGGCGGCCGGCCCCGGTCACCCTGTTGTGGGACGCGCTCGACGAGTGCGAGGACCGGTTCCCGGCGCTGGGTCGGCGGCTGCGTGACCGGCTGGGGCCGACGGCGGACCGGCTGGCCCGGCACCGTACGCCCCGGACGGTGGTGCACGGCGAGTTCTGGTTCGGCAACCTGCTGCTCACCGACGGGCGGGTCACCGGTGTCGTGGAGTGGAAGGCGGCGGAACTGGCCGGTGAGCCGTTGCGGGACGTGGCGCGGTTCGCGGTCAGCTACGCGTTGTGTCTGGACCGGCACGCCCGGCCGGGCCGGCGGGTGCGGGGTCATCCGGGGCTGGTCGCCGACCGGTGGGGCGCCGGGCTGGCGTACGCGTTCACGGGTGACGGTTGGTTCGCGGGTCTGGTCCGTGACTACCTCGGTGCCGCCCTGCACCGCCTGCACCTGCCGCCGGAGCTGTGGCGCGACCTGTTGGTGGCGGGGGTGGCGGACGTGGCGGCGACGACGGCCGACTTCGACTCGGCGCGTGACCACTGGACGCTGCTGTCGCGGATCACCCGCGGCACCGGTCCCCCCGACGGGACGCCGCCCGAGCGTGACGGCGCCGACCGGACGTAG
- a CDS encoding LuxR C-terminal-related transcriptional regulator codes for MIRVLVCDDHTVFAESLAELLTAARMRITAVTGHPDRALAVLRREAVDICLLDVMFGRESVLPRLAEFRRVAPGARVVLLTGRVDAELLATAREEQVRGVADKRQPAREITALLHRVHTGGTVFPAEPTPVPVPRAADHDRAQQARRMAEFLTPRERQTLRALVGGHDTRKLARTLGVAPATARCHIQQVLTKMGAHSRLEAATTAVRFGLVSPETGDWLLPRC; via the coding sequence GTGATCCGGGTCCTGGTCTGCGACGACCACACCGTCTTCGCGGAGTCGCTCGCCGAACTGCTGACCGCCGCCCGGATGCGGATCACCGCGGTCACCGGGCACCCGGACCGGGCGCTCGCCGTGCTGCGCCGGGAGGCGGTCGACATCTGCCTGCTCGACGTGATGTTCGGCCGCGAGTCGGTGCTGCCCCGCCTGGCCGAGTTCCGCCGGGTCGCGCCCGGCGCCCGGGTCGTGCTGCTCACCGGCCGGGTCGACGCCGAACTGCTGGCCACCGCCCGGGAAGAGCAGGTACGCGGCGTCGCCGACAAGCGGCAGCCGGCCCGTGAGATCACCGCCCTGCTGCACCGGGTGCACACCGGCGGCACGGTGTTCCCGGCGGAGCCGACGCCGGTGCCGGTGCCCCGGGCGGCCGACCACGACCGGGCGCAGCAGGCCCGGCGGATGGCGGAGTTCCTGACCCCGCGCGAGCGCCAGACGCTGCGGGCCCTGGTCGGCGGGCACGACACCCGCAAGCTGGCCCGTACCCTCGGGGTGGCGCCGGCAACCGCCCGCTGCCACATCCAGCAGGTGCTGACCAAGATGGGCGCGCACTCCCGCCTGGAGGCGGCGACGACTGCGGTCCGGTTCGGCCTGGTCAGCCCGGAGACGGGAGACTGGCTCCTCCCCCGCTGCTGA
- a CDS encoding sensor histidine kinase, producing MDQERTPAGGGEVTGGTAGRPAPDTAGQAAGRVPAPRTAAPRRPATAPDAGRRQLSHDIHHQIGTISLLATLLGDAADIGPHSRARAGLILREVERLDRLQRAYDDCPPAGGRTGDPLRLDLVAAEVVEAIAPATTTRVRIRARELTAYADRLAYWRVLRNLVQNAVRAAGPRGVVEVSLDVEDGWAVTRVDDDGPGLTAAAARTGGLGLSIVRELTAGWGGDVRIGPGPLGGGRVVLFTPTVSPARETDLEEVVR from the coding sequence GTGGACCAGGAGAGGACGCCGGCGGGTGGCGGCGAGGTGACCGGCGGCACGGCGGGCCGGCCGGCGCCGGACACGGCGGGACAGGCCGCGGGCCGGGTGCCGGCACCACGTACCGCCGCCCCGCGACGCCCGGCCACGGCGCCGGACGCGGGCCGCCGGCAGCTCAGCCACGACATCCACCACCAGATCGGGACGATCTCGCTGCTCGCCACGCTGCTCGGCGACGCCGCCGACATCGGTCCGCACAGCCGGGCGCGGGCCGGGCTGATCCTGCGCGAGGTCGAGCGGCTCGACCGGCTGCAGCGCGCGTACGACGACTGCCCGCCGGCCGGCGGGCGGACGGGTGATCCGCTCCGGCTGGACCTGGTCGCCGCCGAGGTGGTCGAGGCGATCGCGCCGGCGACCACGACCCGGGTACGGATACGGGCGCGGGAACTGACGGCGTACGCCGACCGGCTCGCGTACTGGCGGGTGCTGCGCAACCTGGTGCAGAACGCCGTACGGGCGGCCGGGCCGCGCGGTGTGGTCGAGGTGAGCCTGGACGTCGAGGACGGCTGGGCGGTGACCCGCGTCGACGACGACGGTCCGGGCCTCACCGCCGCCGCGGCCCGGACGGGCGGCCTGGGGCTGTCGATCGTGCGGGAGCTGACCGCCGGCTGGGGCGGCGACGTACGGATCGGGCCGGGTCCGCTCGGCGGCGGCCGGGTCGTGCTGTTCACCCCGACCGTGTCCCCCGCGCGGGAGACCGACCTGGAGGAGGTGGTCCGGTGA
- a CDS encoding YciI family protein, with amino-acid sequence MRFDPCFLATATFAADAATRREPHRAAHLAYVRELLADGTALVAGALADLSASVLVLRASDEAAARAVLSRDPYRAHGVWTSIEVVPYLAATVDTIGSNR; translated from the coding sequence GTGAGGTTCGACCCGTGCTTCCTGGCCACCGCGACGTTCGCCGCCGACGCGGCGACCCGGCGCGAGCCGCACCGGGCGGCCCACCTGGCGTACGTGCGGGAACTGCTCGCCGACGGCACCGCGCTCGTCGCCGGGGCGCTGGCCGACCTGTCCGCGTCGGTGCTGGTGCTGCGCGCGTCCGACGAGGCGGCGGCCCGCGCGGTCCTTTCCCGCGACCCCTACCGGGCGCACGGCGTGTGGACGTCGATCGAGGTCGTGCCCTACCTGGCGGCGACCGTGGACACCATCGGGAGTAACAGGTGA